The following are encoded together in the Cerasicoccus sp. TK19100 genome:
- the urtE gene encoding urea ABC transporter ATP-binding subunit UrtE produces the protein MLSVRGMKAYYDQSIILRGIDLDVPEKKVVSLMGRNGVGKTTTLKSILGLVESVEGDIILAGKKLNGQAPEKRARQGIAYVPQGRHIFPTLTVWENLQTAIVVHGDKAREQLDFVYELFPVIKEMGKRKGGVLSGGQQQQLAIARALLTCPKLLILDEPTEGIQPNIIDQIEDTIKLLRDSGRMSILLVEQYLDFAKSVSDAFYVMDRGMVMAQGDIAELSEEIVTKYLTV, from the coding sequence GTGCTCTCCGTGCGCGGCATGAAGGCCTACTACGATCAGTCGATCATCCTGCGCGGCATCGATTTGGATGTTCCGGAAAAGAAGGTCGTCTCACTGATGGGCCGTAATGGCGTCGGTAAAACGACGACACTCAAGTCGATCCTGGGCCTCGTGGAATCGGTCGAGGGCGACATCATCCTCGCTGGCAAAAAGCTCAATGGACAGGCCCCGGAAAAGCGCGCGCGCCAAGGCATTGCCTACGTGCCGCAAGGCCGCCACATCTTCCCGACGCTGACGGTGTGGGAAAACCTGCAAACTGCGATCGTCGTCCACGGCGACAAGGCGCGCGAGCAGCTGGACTTTGTTTACGAACTGTTCCCGGTCATCAAAGAGATGGGCAAGCGCAAAGGCGGCGTGCTTAGCGGCGGCCAGCAGCAGCAGCTCGCGATTGCGCGCGCGCTCCTCACGTGCCCGAAACTCCTGATCCTAGATGAGCCCACGGAGGGCATTCAGCCCAACATCATCGATCAGATCGAGGACACCATCAAGCTGCTCCGCGACTCCGGCCGCATGAGCATTCTGCTGGTGGAGCAGTATCTGGACTTTGCCAAATCGGTGAGCGACGCGTTCTACGTGATGGACCGCGGCATGGTGATGGCCCAAGGGGACATCGCCGAGCTCTCCGAAGAAATCGTTACGAAATACCTGACTGTTTAA
- the urtD gene encoding urea ABC transporter ATP-binding protein UrtD: MSETEEHKDKKEFVLTVEGLNKSFDGFQVIKDLNLYIDRGELRTIIGPNGAGKSTFLDLITGRTRPDSGIIEFGPDHKTQLTKMQEYEINRLGISRKFQTPTVYSQHTVYENLMLSLNLKRSVFATLFYRESKADKERINEILETIRMTEKKNLIAGSLSHGQKQWLEIGMLLAQDPKLLLVDEPAAGMTDEETERTGELLLSLAGKHSLIVIEHDMVFVRQIATKVTVLHQGSVLREGTIDQVQADPKVVEVYLGRSAARGDEEEKAS; the protein is encoded by the coding sequence ATGTCTGAAACTGAGGAACACAAAGACAAAAAGGAGTTCGTCCTGACGGTTGAGGGGCTGAACAAAAGCTTCGACGGCTTTCAGGTGATCAAGGACCTGAATCTCTACATCGACCGCGGCGAGCTGCGCACCATCATTGGTCCTAACGGCGCTGGTAAAAGCACGTTTCTGGATTTGATTACCGGGCGCACGCGGCCCGACTCCGGCATCATCGAGTTCGGTCCCGACCACAAAACTCAGCTCACCAAAATGCAGGAGTATGAGATCAACCGCCTCGGCATCAGCCGTAAGTTTCAGACACCCACGGTTTACTCGCAGCACACGGTTTACGAGAACCTCATGCTTTCGCTGAACTTGAAACGCAGCGTCTTCGCCACCTTGTTTTACCGCGAGAGCAAAGCCGACAAGGAGCGCATCAACGAGATTTTGGAAACGATCCGTATGACCGAGAAAAAGAACCTCATCGCGGGTTCGCTTTCGCACGGTCAAAAGCAGTGGCTGGAGATCGGCATGCTGCTGGCGCAGGACCCCAAGCTCTTGCTTGTGGACGAGCCTGCCGCCGGCATGACCGACGAAGAAACCGAGCGCACCGGCGAGCTGCTGCTCAGCCTCGCGGGCAAGCACAGCTTAATCGTCATCGAGCACGACATGGTCTTTGTCCGCCAGATCGCAACGAAGGTTACCGTGTTGCACCAAGGTTCGGTTTTGCGCGAAGGCACGATCGACCAAGTGCAAGCCGACCCGAAAGTCGTCGAAGTTTACCTGGGCCGTAGCGCCGCTCGCGGCGACGAAGAGGAGAAGGCATCATGA